The Aurantiacibacter arachoides genome window below encodes:
- a CDS encoding thiamine pyrophosphate-binding protein, with amino-acid sequence MTRTASRLLVDCLLEQGCDRIFTVPGESFLPVLDALADCEGIDMVTCRQEGGVAFMACADGAMTGRPGVAFVTRGPGATNASIGVHVAMQDSQPMVLFIGDVDRGMRDREGFQEIDFPAFFAPIAKWSARIDDAARIPEYVARAWSVALSGRPGPVVLALPEDMLHETGIGAPLRPAVTRPAQAPCPDAMAAMMHLIGDAAAPLAIVGGAGWNERSRHYFTEFAERLGLPVATAFRRQDAVPTTSSVYAGNLGYGPNPKLAERVRAADLLLVVGARLGEATTDGYALVTPDHPNQVVVHVHPDPQELGRVYRTDLAICADMAEFAESAALWDDSEVIDFDSGAEAHREWLEWSTPREDAHFPLDLALAMATARRLLPEDAIVCNGAGNFAGWWHRYWRYAGYPSQLAPTAGAMGYGVPAAVAAAKRFPDRTVVAAAGDGDFLMNGQELATAAQYGLDLIVIVFDNSTYGTIRMHQEREYPGRVSSTHLANPDFAMMARSFGGWGIRVDDNAGFDAALSDALDRTGIRLIHCITDIEQLSAAGATISALRSR; translated from the coding sequence ATGACCCGAACCGCCTCCCGCCTGCTCGTCGATTGTCTCCTGGAACAGGGCTGCGATCGCATCTTCACCGTTCCCGGCGAAAGCTTCCTGCCCGTGCTGGACGCGCTTGCCGACTGCGAGGGGATCGACATGGTAACGTGCAGGCAGGAAGGCGGCGTCGCGTTCATGGCTTGTGCCGATGGCGCCATGACGGGCCGACCCGGCGTCGCCTTTGTTACCCGCGGCCCCGGCGCCACGAACGCCAGCATCGGCGTCCACGTGGCCATGCAGGATTCACAGCCAATGGTGCTGTTCATCGGTGACGTCGACCGCGGCATGCGCGACCGCGAGGGGTTTCAGGAGATCGACTTTCCCGCTTTCTTCGCCCCCATCGCCAAGTGGTCTGCCCGGATCGACGATGCCGCGCGCATCCCGGAATATGTCGCCCGCGCCTGGTCGGTGGCGCTGTCGGGACGACCCGGCCCGGTGGTGCTCGCCCTGCCCGAGGACATGCTGCATGAAACCGGCATCGGCGCCCCCCTGCGCCCGGCCGTGACAAGGCCGGCTCAGGCCCCCTGCCCCGATGCGATGGCCGCGATGATGCATCTGATCGGTGACGCTGCCGCCCCGCTCGCCATCGTCGGTGGGGCCGGATGGAACGAGCGGTCGCGCCACTACTTCACCGAATTTGCCGAGCGCCTGGGCCTGCCCGTCGCCACGGCTTTCCGCCGGCAGGACGCAGTGCCGACGACCAGCAGCGTCTATGCCGGGAACCTGGGGTATGGGCCCAATCCGAAATTGGCCGAACGGGTTAGGGCCGCCGACCTGCTGCTGGTGGTGGGCGCGCGGCTGGGCGAGGCGACGACCGACGGTTATGCCTTGGTCACCCCCGATCATCCGAACCAGGTCGTCGTCCACGTCCACCCCGATCCGCAGGAGCTTGGCCGGGTCTATCGCACCGATCTTGCCATCTGCGCGGACATGGCCGAATTCGCCGAGAGCGCGGCTTTGTGGGATGATAGCGAGGTCATCGATTTCGACAGCGGGGCCGAGGCGCATCGTGAGTGGCTGGAATGGTCCACCCCGCGCGAGGACGCGCACTTCCCGCTGGATCTGGCGCTGGCCATGGCCACGGCGCGGCGGCTGCTGCCCGAGGATGCGATCGTGTGCAACGGCGCGGGCAACTTCGCGGGCTGGTGGCACCGCTACTGGCGCTATGCCGGTTACCCGTCACAACTGGCGCCGACGGCGGGAGCGATGGGGTATGGCGTGCCCGCCGCCGTCGCGGCGGCGAAGCGTTTTCCGGATCGAACCGTGGTGGCGGCAGCCGGCGACGGGGATTTCCTGATGAACGGCCAGGAATTGGCCACCGCGGCGCAATACGGGCTCGACCTGATCGTGATCGTTTTCGACAATTCGACCTACGGCACGATCCGCATGCACCAGGAGCGGGAATATCCGGGTCGCGTCTCCAGCACCCACCTTGCCAATCCCGATTTTGCCATGATGGCCCGGAGCTTCGGCGGCTGGGGTATCAGGGTTGACGATAACGCCGGATTCGACGCGGCCCTGTCCGACGCGCTGGATCGCACGGGCATTCGGCTGATCCATTGCATTACCGATATAGAGCAATTGAGCGCTGCCGGAGCGACCATCAGCGCCTTGCGATCTCGCTAG
- a CDS encoding MFS transporter codes for MFTSTHLLKQRRFLPLFVTQLLNAFNDNLYKTAMVLFVVYTVYDSADTETLFSGAASAVFILPFFLLSAIAGQLADLRDKAAIIRRVKLAEIGIMAVGAFGLFLAWRGVAVDAFAIPLLMLALFAMGVHSTFFGPIKYAILPQHLEKDEVLAGTGLVEAGTYLAIMAGTILAGFLYVEHAAICIIGFAVLGYLVSRQVPPAPPMGDPEPIDWNPITSSWRLIRDVAHNREVFYAILAISFFWTIGSVLFIQFPPLAKNVLLASKEVASLFLVFFSIGVAVGSVAVNMLLKGRVSARYSPVSVLMMGAMVALFYFVCRAWNATLDDTALMDVPTFLSHPLAWAVLGSLLLIAIFGGMFVVPLYAFLTTKVPPHQASRAVAANNIVNSGAMVVGSLLALGLSAAGVPLAEQVLLSAGMCLVSAWLGRRLHLAELSAAGENPLPLPGGHVHEK; via the coding sequence ATGTTCACGTCGACCCATCTGCTCAAACAGCGACGCTTCCTGCCACTGTTCGTCACCCAGTTGCTGAATGCGTTTAACGACAACCTCTACAAGACCGCGATGGTCCTGTTTGTCGTCTATACCGTTTACGATTCCGCCGATACGGAAACGCTGTTTTCGGGCGCTGCGTCGGCGGTGTTCATCCTGCCGTTCTTCCTGCTGTCAGCCATCGCCGGACAGCTGGCCGACCTGCGCGACAAGGCGGCAATCATCCGCAGGGTGAAACTGGCGGAAATCGGCATCATGGCGGTCGGCGCCTTCGGCCTGTTCCTCGCCTGGCGCGGGGTCGCGGTGGATGCCTTTGCCATCCCGCTGCTCATGCTGGCGCTGTTTGCCATGGGGGTGCATTCCACCTTCTTCGGCCCGATCAAGTACGCCATCCTGCCCCAGCACCTGGAGAAGGACGAGGTGCTGGCGGGCACCGGACTGGTGGAGGCCGGCACCTATCTTGCCATCATGGCCGGCACTATCCTGGCCGGATTTCTCTATGTCGAACACGCCGCGATCTGCATCATCGGCTTTGCGGTTCTGGGTTACCTCGTCAGCAGGCAGGTGCCCCCTGCCCCGCCGATGGGGGATCCGGAACCGATCGACTGGAACCCGATAACGTCATCGTGGCGGCTGATCCGCGACGTGGCGCACAATCGCGAGGTGTTCTACGCGATCCTCGCCATCAGCTTCTTCTGGACCATCGGCAGCGTATTGTTCATCCAGTTCCCGCCGCTCGCCAAGAACGTGCTGCTGGCGAGCAAGGAGGTCGCCAGCCTGTTCCTGGTGTTCTTCTCCATCGGCGTGGCGGTTGGCTCGGTCGCGGTGAACATGCTGCTGAAGGGCCGCGTTTCGGCGCGCTACTCGCCTGTGTCTGTGCTGATGATGGGGGCGATGGTGGCGCTGTTCTACTTCGTCTGCCGCGCGTGGAACGCCACGCTCGACGATACCGCCCTGATGGATGTGCCCACGTTCCTGTCGCACCCGCTCGCCTGGGCGGTGCTGGGCAGTCTGCTGCTGATCGCCATCTTCGGCGGCATGTTCGTGGTTCCGCTCTACGCCTTTCTGACCACGAAGGTGCCCCCGCACCAGGCGAGCCGGGCAGTGGCGGCGAACAACATCGTCAATTCGGGCGCGATGGTGGTGGGTTCGCTACTGGCCCTTGGCCTTAGCGCCGCGGGCGTGCCGCTGGCAGAGCAGGTGTTGCTGAGCGCCGGCATGTGCCTTGTTTCGGCTTGGCTCGGCCGACGCCTGCACTTGGCCGAATTGTCGGCAGCGGGCGAGAACCCGTTGCCGCTACCCGGCGGGCATGTTCACGAGAAGTAG
- the pgsA gene encoding CDP-diacylglycerol--glycerol-3-phosphate 3-phosphatidyltransferase has protein sequence MWTLPNILTLSRIVALPLLAYLLWWPGWELGYLLAFALYCAMGITDYFDGVFARSSGAVSRLGIFLDPIADKIMVATVILVLAAQNILRGPYVGDMHVIAGLVILIREIAVSGLREFLGGIQVSVPVSQLAKWKTTFQLVALGSLILGEGLPGWTMPLGDIAANVPHTVGLITLWCAAILTLITGWDYLRVGLKHMD, from the coding sequence ATGTGGACCTTGCCCAACATCCTCACCCTCAGCCGCATCGTCGCGCTGCCGCTGCTCGCTTACCTGCTGTGGTGGCCGGGGTGGGAGCTGGGCTACCTGCTGGCCTTTGCCCTCTACTGCGCGATGGGGATTACCGATTATTTCGACGGGGTCTTCGCGCGGTCGAGCGGCGCTGTATCAAGGCTGGGTATCTTCCTCGATCCCATCGCCGACAAGATCATGGTGGCCACGGTTATCCTGGTGCTGGCGGCGCAGAACATCCTGCGCGGGCCCTATGTCGGCGACATGCATGTCATCGCCGGGCTCGTCATCCTTATCCGCGAGATCGCCGTATCGGGCCTGCGCGAATTTCTTGGTGGCATCCAGGTCAGTGTGCCGGTCAGCCAGCTGGCCAAGTGGAAGACGACGTTCCAGCTCGTCGCGCTGGGATCGCTGATCCTGGGAGAGGGGCTCCCCGGCTGGACCATGCCGCTTGGCGATATCGCCGCCAACGTGCCCCACACGGTGGGACTTATCACGCTTTGGTGCGCGGCGATCCTGACGCTGATCACCGGGTGGGATTACCTGCGCGTGGGCCTGAAACACATGGACTAG
- a CDS encoding serine hydrolase gives MTAVFRTIAALVPLAALAACGQPEQEGRPSAVVSADEDAANLKASPAPAQPEPEPVAASVTSARSELTALLGTIASDFGGTMGIAVVDVDSGWTTGINDRKMLPQQSVSKLWVALTALDQVDRGRLTLGKRVVIEPEDLTVFHQPLREQVLRTGSLATDPLDLLTRALTRSDNTANDALLWTVGGPDAVRAMLREKAIANVRFGPGERLLQSGIAGLQWQQEWASTRQGFFDARDAVPAAARKRAFESYLADPVDGATPRAIATALARLARGDLLSPASTERMIAILRETHSGPRRLKGGVGTGWSIAHKTGTGQYYDGRQSGYNDVALLFAPDGRAYAVAVMIGETRKGVPQSMAMMQAVTRAVEDYDATLRADESLRTRG, from the coding sequence GTGACAGCAGTTTTCCGAACCATCGCCGCCCTAGTGCCCCTCGCCGCGCTTGCCGCCTGCGGGCAACCCGAACAGGAGGGGCGACCGTCCGCCGTGGTCTCCGCCGACGAGGATGCCGCCAATCTCAAGGCATCCCCTGCCCCCGCCCAGCCAGAGCCAGAACCGGTCGCTGCGTCCGTAACCTCGGCCCGGTCCGAACTTACCGCGCTGCTCGGCACGATCGCCAGCGACTTCGGCGGCACGATGGGCATTGCGGTGGTCGACGTGGACAGTGGCTGGACGACTGGTATCAACGACCGCAAAATGCTGCCGCAACAGAGCGTGTCCAAACTGTGGGTGGCGCTGACCGCGCTCGATCAGGTCGACCGCGGGCGCCTGACGCTGGGCAAGCGGGTCGTTATCGAGCCGGAGGATCTCACCGTCTTCCACCAGCCGCTCCGCGAACAGGTGCTGCGCACGGGTTCGCTCGCCACAGACCCGCTCGACCTGTTGACCCGCGCCCTCACCCGCAGTGACAATACCGCCAACGACGCCCTGTTGTGGACCGTGGGCGGACCCGACGCTGTCCGCGCGATGCTGCGTGAGAAGGCCATTGCCAACGTCCGCTTCGGCCCTGGCGAACGGCTGCTGCAGAGCGGCATTGCCGGGCTCCAGTGGCAGCAGGAATGGGCCTCTACCCGGCAGGGCTTTTTCGATGCACGCGATGCCGTGCCCGCCGCCGCCCGCAAGCGCGCGTTCGAAAGTTATCTTGCCGATCCGGTCGACGGTGCCACCCCCCGCGCCATTGCCACCGCGCTGGCCCGGCTGGCACGCGGCGATCTGCTCTCCCCGGCCTCGACCGAGCGGATGATCGCAATACTGCGCGAAACGCACAGCGGGCCGCGACGGTTGAAAGGCGGCGTCGGCACCGGCTGGAGCATCGCCCACAAGACCGGAACCGGGCAGTATTACGATGGCCGCCAATCGGGCTACAACGACGTCGCCCTGTTGTTCGCCCCGGACGGACGGGCCTATGCCGTCGCGGTGATGATCGGCGAAACGCGCAAGGGTGTGCCGCAAAGCATGGCGATGATGCAGGCGGTCACCCGCGCGGTGGAGGATTACGACGCCACCCTGCGCGCCGATGAAAGCCTGCGCACCCGCGGCTGA
- a CDS encoding hydrogen peroxide-inducible genes activator, translating into MSTYLPTIKQLQYLVALHEHGHFGRAAEAAFVSQSTLSSGIRELESLLGVTLVERSRRVVRFTPLGNSVVDKAHRLLREAEELSALVQAAGKPLSGELRMSVIPTIAPFLLPRILPRLRRERPQLKLFLREETSIHAIESLHHGRADCVLLALPYATGEVYKATIASDDLLVAFPKDDPRDPPDEVVPAMIDETRLLLLEDGHCLKEHALAACNRPELRASATMIGTSLHTLVQMVDNGLGLTMLPQMAIDAGILNDTDVVARPLKGGKTSREIALVWRPNSPRGDEFRLLAEELRAG; encoded by the coding sequence GTGAGCACCTACCTCCCCACCATCAAGCAGTTGCAATACCTTGTGGCCTTGCACGAGCACGGGCATTTCGGACGCGCGGCGGAAGCCGCCTTCGTGTCCCAGTCCACCCTGTCGTCGGGCATTCGCGAACTGGAGTCGCTGCTTGGCGTGACCCTGGTGGAGCGCAGCCGGCGGGTGGTGCGGTTCACCCCGCTCGGCAACAGCGTCGTCGACAAGGCGCACCGCCTGCTGCGCGAGGCGGAAGAGCTTTCGGCGCTGGTGCAGGCCGCTGGTAAGCCCTTGTCGGGCGAGCTACGGATGAGCGTGATCCCGACCATCGCGCCCTTTCTGCTGCCCCGCATCCTGCCGCGCCTGCGCCGCGAGCGACCGCAACTGAAGCTGTTCCTGCGCGAGGAGACCAGCATCCACGCCATCGAATCGCTGCATCACGGGCGGGCCGATTGCGTGCTTCTCGCCCTGCCCTACGCCACCGGTGAGGTGTACAAGGCGACGATCGCCAGCGACGATCTGCTCGTCGCCTTTCCCAAGGACGATCCGCGTGACCCGCCTGACGAGGTGGTGCCGGCCATGATCGACGAAACGCGCCTGTTGCTGCTGGAGGACGGACACTGCCTGAAGGAACACGCGCTGGCCGCCTGCAACCGCCCTGAATTGCGCGCCTCTGCGACCATGATCGGCACCAGCCTGCATACGCTGGTGCAAATGGTCGATAACGGGCTGGGCCTCACCATGCTGCCGCAGATGGCTATCGATGCGGGGATATTGAACGATACCGACGTGGTCGCGCGGCCGCTGAAGGGCGGCAAGACCAGCCGGGAGATTGCCCTTGTCTGGCGCCCCAACAGCCCGCGCGGCGACGAGTTCCGGTTGCTGGCCGAGGAACTGCGCGCAGGATGA
- the rnd gene encoding ribonuclease D, whose translation MQIHPLITKSADLADLCERLAKSEFVCVDTEFMRENTFYPLLCLIQIGNAEEAAAVDPLASGIDLAPLWQLLTDNDEVLKVFHAGGQDVEIVYNFTGKTPYPIFDTQIAMMAVSQSEQIGYANLVESWLGKTIDKGARFTDWSRRPLTERQIEYAIGDVTDLARIFPRLLKKLIKTGRGSWLDAEMEKLADPANYANNPGEAWRRIRAPGRNPAVLGRLRDLAAWREQEAQDKDIPRGRIVRDETLSDIASHPPKKQEDLAKVRGLSQAWRDNDIGKRLMKTLKTSEPLSEEEMPDKPKRGAPLGKEGVLVADLLKLLLKIRSREIDVASRLLTRSDELEALAAGVRKLPILEGWRYDVFGKDALELVEGKLAFAVERGRLKMAHIDQVRADMAEAADAADAAAAEAAAEVAEPGVAEASEAAG comes from the coding sequence ATGCAGATCCATCCCCTGATTACCAAGTCCGCCGATCTCGCAGATTTGTGCGAACGGCTCGCGAAGTCCGAATTCGTCTGCGTCGACACCGAATTCATGCGCGAGAACACGTTCTACCCGCTGCTGTGCCTGATCCAGATCGGCAACGCGGAAGAGGCCGCCGCCGTCGATCCCCTAGCCAGCGGCATCGACCTTGCGCCGCTGTGGCAACTGCTGACCGACAACGACGAGGTGCTGAAGGTCTTCCACGCTGGCGGACAGGATGTGGAGATCGTCTACAATTTCACCGGCAAGACGCCCTACCCCATCTTCGACACGCAGATCGCCATGATGGCGGTCAGCCAGTCCGAACAGATCGGCTATGCCAACCTGGTGGAAAGCTGGCTGGGCAAGACCATCGACAAGGGCGCGCGCTTCACCGACTGGAGCCGCCGCCCGCTGACCGAACGGCAGATCGAATATGCCATCGGCGATGTCACCGATCTCGCCAGGATCTTTCCCCGCCTGCTGAAGAAGCTGATCAAGACCGGGCGCGGTAGCTGGCTGGACGCGGAGATGGAGAAGCTGGCGGACCCGGCCAACTACGCCAACAACCCCGGAGAGGCATGGCGGCGCATCCGCGCGCCGGGGCGCAATCCGGCGGTGCTTGGCCGCCTGCGCGATCTGGCGGCCTGGCGCGAGCAGGAGGCCCAGGACAAGGATATTCCCCGCGGCCGCATCGTGCGTGACGAGACGCTGTCCGACATCGCCAGCCACCCACCCAAGAAGCAGGAAGATCTCGCCAAGGTGCGCGGCCTGAGCCAGGCGTGGCGTGACAACGACATCGGCAAGCGGTTGATGAAGACGCTAAAGACTTCCGAACCGCTCAGCGAGGAGGAAATGCCCGACAAGCCCAAGCGCGGTGCGCCGCTGGGCAAGGAAGGCGTGCTGGTGGCCGACCTGCTCAAGCTGCTGCTCAAGATTCGCAGCCGCGAGATCGATGTCGCCAGCCGCCTGCTCACCCGTTCCGATGAACTGGAGGCGCTGGCCGCGGGCGTGCGCAAGCTGCCCATCCTCGAAGGCTGGCGCTACGACGTGTTCGGCAAGGACGCGCTGGAACTGGTGGAAGGCAAGCTGGCCTTCGCGGTGGAGCGGGGGCGCCTGAAGATGGCGCATATCGACCAGGTTCGCGCCGACATGGCCGAGGCCGCCGACGCGGCAGACGCTGCGGCGGCGGAAGCGGCAGCCGAGGTGGCAGAACCTGGGGTGGCGGAGGCTTCGGAGGCGGCCGGGTGA
- the aspS gene encoding aspartate--tRNA ligase: MHAYRTHTCAQLTTADVGQGVRLSGWVHRKRDHGGVLFVDLRDHYGITQVVADEDSPALPLLDSLRLESVVTIDGEVKARDAAAVNANLPTGGIEVFARAVTVQSKADDLPLIVNSAEDYPEETRLKYRFVDLRRERPHANIMLRNRVITSLRRRMTDQGFSEFQTPILGASSPEGARDYLVPSRLHPGRFYALPQAPQMFKQLLMVAGFDRYFQIAPCFRDEDLRADRSPEFYQLDFEMSFVTQDDVFDAIEPVLAGVFEEFSGGKSVTPAGEFPRIPYAETMLKYGTDKPDLRNPLVITDVTDHFTTSGFGLFEKIVGGGGRVRVIPAPATHEKSRKFFDEMNDWARKEGFAGLGYVTRKGGEFGGPIAKNHGTEGMEALYAELGLGENDGLFFAAGKEKDAAKLAGAARTRVGEELGLIEQDCFKFCWIVDFPMFEYDEDQKKVDFSHNPFSMPQGELEALETQDPLTIKAWQYDIVCNGYELSSGAIRNHKPEIMYKAFEIAGYSRADVDANFSGMIEAFKLGAPPHGGSAPGIDRIVMLLADEPNIREVIAFPLNQRAQDLMMGAPSVVSPRQLRDVHIRLSGDALETQAAASDADKTRVDQAGE, encoded by the coding sequence ATGCACGCCTATCGCACCCATACTTGTGCCCAGCTAACGACAGCCGATGTCGGCCAGGGCGTCCGCCTGTCTGGCTGGGTGCATCGCAAGCGTGACCATGGCGGTGTCCTGTTCGTGGACCTGCGCGACCATTACGGCATCACCCAGGTGGTGGCCGACGAGGACAGCCCGGCACTCCCCCTGCTCGATTCGCTGCGGCTGGAAAGCGTCGTCACCATCGACGGCGAGGTAAAGGCGCGCGATGCGGCGGCGGTGAACGCCAACCTGCCCACCGGCGGGATCGAGGTGTTCGCCCGCGCCGTAACGGTGCAGAGCAAGGCCGACGATCTGCCGCTGATCGTCAACAGCGCCGAGGACTATCCGGAAGAAACCCGCCTCAAGTATCGCTTCGTCGACCTGCGGCGCGAACGGCCCCACGCCAACATCATGTTGCGCAACCGGGTCATCACCAGCCTGCGCCGCCGGATGACCGACCAGGGCTTCTCGGAATTCCAGACCCCGATCCTGGGTGCGTCCAGCCCCGAGGGCGCGCGCGATTACCTAGTGCCCAGCCGCCTCCATCCGGGCCGCTTCTACGCGCTGCCGCAGGCACCGCAGATGTTCAAGCAGCTGCTGATGGTGGCAGGCTTCGACCGCTATTTCCAGATCGCCCCATGCTTCCGCGACGAGGACCTGCGCGCCGACCGCAGCCCCGAATTCTACCAGCTCGATTTCGAGATGAGCTTCGTGACGCAGGACGACGTGTTCGACGCCATCGAGCCCGTGCTGGCGGGTGTGTTCGAGGAGTTCTCGGGCGGCAAGTCGGTTACCCCTGCGGGCGAGTTTCCCCGCATCCCCTATGCCGAGACGATGCTGAAGTACGGCACCGACAAGCCCGACCTGCGCAACCCGCTCGTCATCACCGACGTGACCGATCACTTCACCACCTCGGGCTTCGGCCTGTTCGAAAAGATCGTCGGCGGCGGCGGGCGCGTGCGGGTGATCCCGGCGCCGGCCACGCACGAGAAGAGTCGCAAGTTCTTCGACGAGATGAACGACTGGGCGCGCAAGGAAGGCTTCGCCGGGCTCGGCTACGTCACCCGCAAGGGCGGGGAGTTCGGCGGCCCCATCGCCAAGAACCACGGGACCGAAGGCATGGAGGCGCTTTACGCCGAGCTTGGCCTCGGTGAGAACGACGGCCTGTTCTTCGCCGCGGGCAAGGAAAAGGACGCCGCCAAGCTGGCCGGTGCCGCGCGCACCAGGGTGGGCGAGGAGCTTGGGCTGATCGAACAGGACTGCTTCAAGTTCTGCTGGATCGTCGATTTTCCCATGTTCGAATACGACGAGGACCAGAAGAAGGTCGACTTCAGCCACAACCCGTTCTCGATGCCACAGGGCGAGCTTGAGGCGCTGGAAACGCAGGATCCGCTGACCATCAAGGCGTGGCAATACGATATCGTGTGCAACGGCTACGAACTCAGCTCGGGTGCGATCCGGAACCACAAGCCGGAAATCATGTACAAGGCCTTTGAGATCGCCGGTTACAGCCGCGCCGATGTCGACGCGAATTTCTCCGGCATGATCGAGGCGTTCAAGCTCGGCGCCCCGCCGCACGGCGGCTCGGCCCCCGGCATCGACCGCATCGTCATGCTGCTGGCGGACGAGCCCAATATCCGCGAGGTCATCGCCTTTCCGCTCAACCAGCGCGCGCAGGATCTCATGATGGGCGCACCCTCGGTGGTCAGTCCGCGCCAGCTGCGCGATGTGCACATCCGCCTGTCGGGTGACGCGCTGGAAACGCAGGCAGCTGCAAGCGACGCGGACAAGACGCGCGTCGACCAGGCTGGCGAGTAG
- a CDS encoding histone deacetylase family protein has product MRIFHSHRQSGHAPRREFHNGDWAAFAETPARVTAMLAAVGPVEEPTDRGLGSVLAVHEPSYVEFLQTAYTQWVAAGREGDALGYAFPVSRRRALVLDRIDAKLGRFSADVVTPIAAGTWDATYASAQAALGAVAAVLEGEPRAFALTRPPGHHAGADYCGGYCYLNASAIAARALADAGRKVAVLDVDYHHGNGTQDIFYESGDVFFASIHADPATDFPFFWGHADERGEGPGQGATLNLPLPRGTRWAEYERALGKALEGIAAWGADQLVVSYGADTFAGDPISHFQLTTPDMQSLGAAIAAARLPVVGIMEGGYAVDSLGANLAAFLGGLES; this is encoded by the coding sequence ATGAGAATCTTTCATTCCCACAGGCAATCGGGCCACGCGCCCCGCCGCGAATTTCACAATGGTGACTGGGCCGCGTTTGCTGAAACGCCTGCCCGTGTGACCGCGATGCTGGCGGCCGTGGGCCCGGTCGAGGAACCGACGGACCGTGGACTGGGTAGCGTGCTGGCCGTCCACGAGCCATCCTACGTCGAATTCCTGCAAACCGCCTACACACAATGGGTCGCCGCCGGGCGGGAGGGCGATGCGCTCGGCTATGCCTTTCCCGTATCGCGCCGCCGTGCGCTGGTGCTCGACCGGATTGATGCAAAGCTCGGTCGGTTCAGTGCCGACGTCGTCACCCCCATCGCGGCAGGCACCTGGGATGCCACCTACGCCAGCGCCCAGGCCGCACTGGGCGCGGTTGCTGCGGTGTTGGAGGGCGAGCCTCGCGCCTTCGCCCTCACCCGTCCGCCCGGGCACCACGCGGGCGCGGATTATTGCGGCGGGTATTGCTATCTCAACGCATCGGCCATCGCGGCGCGGGCACTGGCGGACGCGGGCCGGAAGGTCGCCGTGCTCGACGTCGACTACCATCACGGCAACGGGACGCAGGACATTTTCTACGAGTCCGGCGACGTCTTCTTCGCCTCGATCCACGCCGATCCGGCGACGGACTTCCCGTTCTTCTGGGGCCATGCCGACGAGCGGGGAGAAGGCCCAGGCCAAGGCGCGACGCTGAACCTGCCGCTGCCGCGCGGCACGCGCTGGGCGGAATACGAGCGGGCCCTTGGCAAGGCGCTCGAAGGCATCGCCGCATGGGGAGCGGACCAGCTGGTCGTCTCCTACGGCGCGGATACGTTTGCCGGCGATCCGATCAGCCATTTCCAGCTCACCACGCCCGACATGCAAAGTCTTGGCGCGGCGATTGCGGCGGCGCGGCTACCCGTGGTGGGAATCATGGAAGGCGGCTACGCCGTCGATTCGCTGGGTGCGAACCTCGCCGCCTTCCTTGGCGGGCTGGAAAGCTAG
- a CDS encoding ferritin-like domain-containing protein, whose protein sequence is MSASTVLKTLTDTAFDSVEGYRKAAEKATNPQLKQALMQRAEKRQQTVATLNAEVERQGGEMVTKGTMTGELHQMWLSITDAFENSDEAAAERVEEGEDYLKGKFDAALKDDDLDPQSRAVIQQVYAEICEGEQFGNSIEKQYD, encoded by the coding sequence ATGTCTGCCAGTACCGTACTCAAGACCCTTACCGATACCGCCTTCGATTCCGTCGAAGGTTACCGCAAGGCTGCCGAGAAGGCGACCAATCCCCAGCTCAAGCAAGCGCTGATGCAGCGCGCCGAAAAGCGCCAGCAGACCGTTGCCACCCTCAACGCCGAGGTAGAGCGCCAGGGCGGTGAAATGGTGACCAAGGGCACCATGACGGGTGAACTGCACCAGATGTGGCTGAGCATCACCGATGCGTTCGAAAACAGCGACGAGGCCGCGGCCGAGCGTGTCGAGGAAGGCGAAGATTACCTCAAGGGCAAGTTCGACGCCGCGCTGAAGGACGACGATCTGGATCCGCAATCGCGCGCCGTGATCCAGCAGGTTTACGCCGAAATCTGCGAAGGTGAGCAGTTCGGCAACTCGATCGAGAAGCAGTACGACTAA
- a CDS encoding acyl carrier protein, which produces MSDIAARVKKIVVEHLGVEEDKVTPDASFIDDLGADSLDIVELVMAFEEEFGVEIPDDAAEKINTVGDANKYIEENAG; this is translated from the coding sequence ATGAGCGATATTGCCGCACGCGTGAAGAAGATCGTGGTCGAGCATCTCGGCGTCGAGGAAGACAAGGTCACTCCCGATGCGAGCTTCATCGACGATCTGGGCGCCGATTCCCTCGACATCGTCGAGCTGGTAATGGCCTTCGAGGAAGAGTTCGGCGTGGAAATCCCCGACGATGCCGCCGAGAAGATCAACACCGTGGGCGATGCCAACAAGTACATCGAAGAAAACGCCGGCTAA